In Thermodesulfovibrionales bacterium, the sequence GAGATTGAAAAATTTATAGAGGATAAATTATGAAATACATAATAATTGTACCTGATGGAATGGCAGACAGACCTTTAAAAGAGCTGGGTGGTAAGACCCCTCTTATGGTTGCCTTCACACCAAATATGGACAGGCTTGCCTCTGAAGGCATTGTAGGAACTGTAAGGACAATACCCGAAGGCCTCTATCCAGGCTCTGATGTAGCCAATCTGAGCATAATGGGATATGATCCAAGAAAGTATTACACTGGCAGGGCGCCTCTTGAGGCAGCAAGTATTGGAGTTAATCTCACAGAGGAAGATGTGGCTTACAGATGCAATCTTGTTACCCTTCAGTTCAATAAAGATAAAACTCGAGCGATAATGGATGACTACAGCGCGGGTCATATTACAACAGACGAGGCAAGGGAGCTTATAAGGGCAATAAATGAAGTCCTTTCAAATGACTCAATATCCTTTTATCCAGGAGTTAGCTACAGGCATCTTATGGTCTGGAAAAAAGGCATAGGAGAATGTGATTGTACACCACCCCATGACATTATAGGTAAGGAAATAACAGATTATCTCCCTTCTGGAAAGGCTGATGAAACCCTGAGGTCTTTGATGCTCAGGTCTGTATCTATCCTTGAGTCTCATCCTGTAAACAGGTCAAGGATTCAGAGAGGTTTAAAACCTGCAAACAGCATATGGCTCTGGGGACAGGGCAAAAGACCGAAGATGCCTACTTTTATGGAAAAATACGGTATTAAAGGTTCATTGATCTCAGCAGTTGATCTTACAAAGGGATTGGGCATCTATGCAGGTCTCAGGATAATAAATGTACCCGGTGCTACTGGCTATATAGATACAAATTATGCTGGC encodes:
- a CDS encoding cofactor-independent phosphoglycerate mutase, which translates into the protein MKYIIIVPDGMADRPLKELGGKTPLMVAFTPNMDRLASEGIVGTVRTIPEGLYPGSDVANLSIMGYDPRKYYTGRAPLEAASIGVNLTEEDVAYRCNLVTLQFNKDKTRAIMDDYSAGHITTDEARELIRAINEVLSNDSISFYPGVSYRHLMVWKKGIGECDCTPPHDIIGKEITDYLPSGKADETLRSLMLRSVSILESHPVNRSRIQRGLKPANSIWLWGQGKRPKMPTFMEKYGIKGSLISAVDLTKGLGIYAGLRIINVPGATGYIDTNYAGKAEYGINSLRDNDLVYIHIEAPDEASHEGSIEKKIKAIEDIDALVIGTVLRMLKSFEEYRILILPDHATPISVRTHTEEPVPFILYDSRKRAGKQLKFDESLRDLKEIIRIDEGYKLMDYFIRDQL